Proteins encoded in a region of the Nocardia asteroides genome:
- a CDS encoding GNAT family N-acetyltransferase, producing MADYLSCRDERRERAWIAEADGRPVGSVFCVHEDDTTARLRLLLVEPAARGLGVGSALVDACLRFATAAGYHEIVLWTNDVLTAARRVYQRAGFELVDQSPHHSWGHDLVGQTWRRSLAPAN from the coding sequence TTGGCCGACTATCTGAGTTGCCGCGACGAGCGGCGCGAGCGCGCCTGGATCGCGGAAGCGGACGGCCGCCCGGTAGGCAGCGTCTTCTGCGTCCACGAGGACGACACCACCGCACGGCTGCGGTTGCTCCTGGTCGAGCCCGCCGCCCGCGGCCTCGGCGTCGGTTCGGCGCTGGTCGACGCGTGCCTGCGCTTCGCCACCGCGGCGGGTTATCACGAGATCGTGCTGTGGACCAACGACGTGCTCACCGCGGCGCGGCGCGTCTACCAGCGGGCAGGGTTCGAGCTCGTGGATCAGAGCCCGCATCACAGCTGGGGGCACGATCTGGTCGGCCAGACCTGGCGGCGCTCACTCGCGCCCGCGAACTGA
- the glgX gene encoding glycogen debranching protein GlgX: protein MAQPDAAPGDATLLGVWPGTAYPLGATYDGAGTNFSVFSEVADAVELCLVDGDGAETRIALDEVDGYVWHAYLPAIGPGQRYGFRVHGPYDPAKGLRCDPSKLLLDPYGKAFDGDFGDHPSLHTYGLDSLGHTMTGVVINPYFDWGDDRAPKRPYHETVIYEAHVKGMTMTHPEVPQELRGTYSGIAHPAIIDHLKRLGVTAIELMPVHQFLHDRVLLDQGLRNYWGYNSFGYLAPHNEYAAIDRAGSAVTEFKAMVRALHAEGIEVILDVVYNHTAEGNHRGPTIGFRGIDNAAYYRLVDDDPSLYMDYTGTGNSLNVRHPHTLQLIMDSLRYWILEMHVDGFRFDLAATLARELHDVDRLSTFFDLVQQDPVVSQVKLIAEPWDVGEGGYQVGNFPGLWTEWNGKFRDTVRDYWRGEPATLGEFASRLTGSSDLYEATGRRPSASINFVTAHDGFTLRDLVSYNEKHNEANGEDNRDGESWNRSWNCGVEGPTDDPEILTLRDRQSRNLMATLLLSQGVPMLAHGDEMGRTQQGNNNVYCQDSPLAWMDWSLRDKHADLLEFTRAVIALRTEHPVFRRRRFFAGGPTRSADNARDIAWLTPSGEEMTEADWDSGFGKSLAVYLNGEAIPEPGPRGERITDDSFLLCFNAHDAAIDFVLPRAGDGAEWSVALDCSTPTGPADAGYPGGATVTVEARCLLVLRQAA, encoded by the coding sequence ATGGCTCAGCCCGACGCAGCGCCCGGCGACGCGACACTCCTGGGTGTCTGGCCCGGCACCGCCTATCCCCTGGGGGCCACCTACGACGGCGCGGGTACCAATTTCTCGGTGTTCTCGGAGGTTGCCGACGCGGTCGAATTGTGCCTCGTCGACGGCGACGGCGCCGAGACCCGCATCGCGCTCGACGAGGTCGACGGCTACGTCTGGCATGCGTACCTTCCCGCGATCGGTCCCGGTCAGCGCTACGGGTTCCGGGTGCACGGTCCATACGACCCCGCGAAGGGATTGCGCTGCGACCCGAGCAAGTTGCTGCTCGACCCGTATGGCAAAGCTTTCGACGGCGACTTCGGCGATCATCCCTCGCTGCACACCTACGGACTGGACTCGCTCGGCCACACCATGACCGGCGTGGTGATCAACCCGTACTTCGACTGGGGCGACGATCGCGCGCCGAAGCGGCCCTACCACGAGACCGTGATCTACGAGGCGCACGTCAAGGGCATGACGATGACCCATCCCGAGGTGCCGCAGGAGTTGCGCGGCACCTACTCCGGCATCGCGCACCCGGCGATCATCGACCATCTGAAGAGATTGGGCGTCACCGCGATCGAGCTGATGCCGGTGCACCAGTTCCTGCACGACCGGGTGCTGCTGGACCAGGGACTGCGGAACTACTGGGGCTACAACAGCTTCGGCTACCTGGCGCCGCACAACGAATACGCGGCGATCGACCGCGCCGGATCCGCGGTCACCGAGTTCAAGGCGATGGTGCGCGCCCTGCACGCCGAGGGCATCGAGGTGATCCTCGACGTGGTCTACAACCACACCGCCGAGGGCAACCACCGCGGTCCCACGATCGGCTTCCGCGGCATCGACAACGCCGCCTACTACCGCTTGGTCGACGACGACCCCTCGCTCTACATGGACTACACGGGAACCGGCAACAGCCTCAACGTGCGCCACCCGCACACCTTGCAGCTGATCATGGACTCGCTGCGCTACTGGATCCTGGAGATGCACGTCGACGGCTTCCGTTTCGACCTTGCCGCGACGCTGGCGCGGGAACTGCACGACGTGGACCGGCTGTCGACGTTCTTCGATCTGGTGCAGCAGGACCCGGTGGTGAGCCAGGTCAAGCTCATCGCCGAACCGTGGGACGTCGGCGAGGGCGGCTACCAGGTAGGCAACTTTCCCGGCCTGTGGACGGAGTGGAACGGCAAATTCCGCGACACCGTGCGCGACTACTGGCGCGGCGAACCGGCGACACTGGGCGAGTTCGCCTCCCGGCTCACCGGCTCCTCGGACCTGTACGAGGCCACCGGGCGCAGACCGAGCGCCAGCATCAACTTCGTCACCGCGCACGACGGATTCACCTTGCGGGACCTGGTGTCCTACAACGAGAAACACAACGAGGCCAACGGCGAGGACAACCGCGACGGCGAGAGCTGGAACCGCTCGTGGAACTGCGGCGTCGAAGGGCCTACCGACGATCCGGAGATCCTCACGCTGCGCGACCGGCAGAGCCGCAACCTGATGGCGACGCTGCTGCTCAGCCAGGGCGTGCCGATGCTCGCGCACGGCGACGAGATGGGCCGCACCCAGCAGGGCAACAACAACGTCTACTGCCAGGACTCGCCGCTGGCCTGGATGGACTGGTCGCTGCGGGACAAGCATGCCGACCTGCTCGAATTCACCCGCGCGGTGATCGCGTTGCGCACCGAGCACCCGGTCTTCCGGCGCCGCCGCTTCTTCGCGGGCGGCCCGACCCGTTCGGCGGACAACGCCCGCGACATCGCCTGGCTCACCCCGTCCGGCGAGGAGATGACCGAAGCGGACTGGGACAGCGGATTCGGCAAGTCGCTGGCGGTCTATCTCAACGGCGAGGCGATCCCGGAGCCGGGCCCGCGCGGGGAGCGGATCACCGATGATTCGTTCCTGTTGTGTTTCAACGCCCACGACGCGGCTATCGACTTCGTGCTACCGCGCGCCGGCGACGGCGCGGAATGGTCGGTGGCATTGGATTGCTCGACGCCGACCGGTCCGGCCGACGCCGGCTATCCCGGGGGCGCCACCGTCACCGTCGAAGCTCGTTGTCTCCTCGTCCTCCGCCAGGCCGCCTGA
- a CDS encoding ABC transporter permease has protein sequence MATLDATVLRRIGLGRPDAEPVLAKRKPSRPRLGPGRPIPFGIALGPTLLIAAWVAGSASGALDPETLPAPWTVAQTAGDLLADGRLQSNLLTSVQRAAIGLGIGVAIGVVLALLAGLSRLGEALVDGPIQIKRAIPTLALIPLFIVWFGIGEEMKLLVITTSVAVPIYLNTHAHLRSVDARYVELAQTVDLSRWGFVRRIALPGSLPGFFTGLRLGVTISWLALVVVEQVNATSGIGYLMTQARTYGQIDIIVVGLVIYGLLGLFGDILVRAVERKALSWRQTLGD, from the coding sequence ATGGCCACCCTCGACGCCACCGTGCTGCGCCGCATCGGCCTCGGTCGCCCCGACGCGGAACCGGTCCTGGCGAAACGCAAACCGAGCAGGCCGCGCCTGGGACCGGGCCGCCCGATCCCGTTCGGTATCGCGTTGGGACCGACGTTGCTGATCGCCGCGTGGGTCGCCGGATCCGCCTCCGGCGCACTGGATCCGGAAACCTTGCCCGCACCGTGGACGGTCGCGCAGACCGCCGGTGACCTGCTCGCCGACGGCCGACTGCAGAGCAACCTGCTCACCTCGGTGCAGCGCGCCGCCATCGGGCTCGGGATCGGTGTCGCGATCGGTGTGGTGCTCGCGCTGCTGGCCGGGCTGAGCCGGCTCGGTGAAGCGCTGGTGGACGGCCCTATTCAGATCAAACGCGCCATTCCGACGCTCGCGCTGATCCCGCTGTTCATCGTGTGGTTCGGCATCGGCGAGGAAATGAAGCTGCTGGTGATCACCACCAGCGTGGCTGTCCCGATCTACTTGAATACGCACGCGCATCTGCGCAGCGTCGACGCCAGGTATGTGGAACTCGCCCAGACTGTGGATCTGTCGCGGTGGGGGTTCGTCCGCCGGATCGCGCTGCCGGGATCGCTGCCCGGATTCTTCACCGGTCTGCGGCTCGGGGTCACCATCTCGTGGCTGGCGCTGGTCGTGGTGGAACAGGTCAACGCCACCAGCGGCATCGGATACCTCATGACCCAGGCCCGCACCTACGGCCAGATCGACATCATCGTGGTCGGCCTGGTGATCTACGGCCTGCTGGGCCTGTTCGGCGACATCCTGGTGCGCGCCGTGGAAAGGAAGGCGCTGTCATGGCGACAGACACTCGGGGACTGA
- a CDS encoding 8-amino-7-oxononanoate synthase gives MTTDPLSWLDERATARVAAGLRRELRPRAPQAPSIDLASNDYLGLVRHPEVIEGAVEAVRRWGAGSTGSRLVTGTTAEHELLETELAEFVGAEAGLVFASGYAANLGAVTALAGRGSLVVSDAGSHASLVDACRLSRARVEIAPHRDIAAVDRLLAERTEERALVLTDSVFSADGDLAPLAELHRVTRANAAVLVVDEAHGLGVRGAGGRGLVHESGLAGAPDLVITATLSKSLAAQGGVVLASARVRAHLIDAARTFIFDTGLAPAAVGAARAALRLLRSEPGLAERVLARAADIARIAGVPAPPSAVVSVVLGPAQVAFDAAQACRARGLDVGCFRPPTVPEGTSRLRLTARANLTPIELDSIATVLGEVLAEARGAMSAEARGTVPA, from the coding sequence GTGACTACCGATCCGCTGAGCTGGTTGGACGAACGCGCGACCGCGCGGGTGGCCGCGGGACTGCGCCGTGAGCTGCGCCCGCGCGCCCCGCAGGCCCCGTCCATCGATCTCGCCTCCAACGACTACCTGGGCCTGGTACGCCACCCCGAGGTGATCGAGGGCGCTGTCGAGGCGGTGCGCCGCTGGGGCGCGGGCTCGACCGGTTCGCGCCTGGTCACCGGGACCACCGCCGAGCACGAGCTGCTGGAGACCGAGCTGGCCGAATTCGTCGGCGCCGAAGCCGGGCTGGTGTTCGCCTCCGGATACGCGGCCAACCTCGGCGCCGTCACCGCGCTCGCCGGGCGCGGCTCGCTCGTGGTCTCCGACGCGGGCAGCCACGCGTCGCTGGTGGACGCCTGCCGGTTGTCGCGCGCCCGGGTGGAGATCGCGCCGCACCGCGACATCGCGGCGGTGGACCGGTTGCTGGCGGAGCGCACCGAGGAGCGTGCGCTGGTGCTCACCGATTCGGTGTTCAGCGCCGACGGCGATCTCGCGCCGCTGGCCGAACTGCATCGCGTGACCAGGGCCAACGCCGCCGTGCTCGTGGTGGACGAGGCGCACGGGCTCGGCGTGCGCGGTGCGGGCGGGCGCGGGCTGGTGCACGAGTCGGGTCTGGCGGGGGCACCGGATCTGGTGATCACCGCGACGTTGTCGAAGTCCCTTGCCGCGCAGGGCGGGGTGGTGCTGGCCAGTGCGCGGGTGCGCGCCCACCTGATCGACGCCGCGCGCACGTTCATCTTCGACACCGGTCTGGCGCCCGCCGCCGTCGGCGCCGCGCGGGCCGCGCTGCGCCTGCTGCGCTCCGAACCCGGACTGGCCGAACGGGTGCTGGCCCGCGCCGCGGACATCGCCCGGATCGCCGGTGTGCCCGCGCCGCCTTCGGCGGTGGTGTCGGTCGTGCTCGGTCCGGCGCAGGTGGCCTTCGACGCGGCCCAGGCGTGCCGGGCGCGCGGGCTCGACGTGGGCTGTTTCCGCCCGCCGACGGTCCCGGAGGGCACCTCGCGCCTGCGATTGACCGCGCGGGCGAACCTCACTCCCATCGAACTCGACTCCATCGCAACGGTGCTCGGCGAGGTGCTTGCCGAGGCGCGGGGCGCGATGTCGGCCGAGGCGCGGGGCACGGTGCCCGCATGA
- the bioD gene encoding dethiobiotin synthase: MTVLLISGTSTDVGKTVVTAAVAAVALAGGHSVAVCKPGQTGVAVGEPGDLAEIQRLSGVTRTVELARYPDPLAPDTAARRAGLPELTLADTSAAVDAMTADLVLVEGAGGLLVRLGDFTLLDLAQKLGAPVLLVTAAALGTLNHTELTTRALHSAGVRCAGLVIGAWPAAPDLAADCNRTDLPRVTGVDLVGSVPAGAGGWDRARFTAAAPGWFDPAWSPFS; encoded by the coding sequence ATGACCGTCCTGTTGATCAGCGGCACGTCCACCGACGTCGGCAAGACCGTCGTCACCGCCGCCGTGGCCGCGGTGGCGCTGGCGGGCGGGCACTCGGTGGCGGTGTGCAAGCCGGGCCAAACCGGCGTCGCCGTCGGCGAACCCGGTGACCTCGCGGAAATCCAGCGTCTGTCCGGCGTGACCAGGACGGTCGAACTAGCCCGCTATCCGGACCCGCTGGCGCCCGACACCGCCGCCCGCCGTGCCGGCCTGCCGGAACTCACCCTCGCCGACACCTCCGCCGCGGTGGACGCCATGACCGCCGACCTCGTCCTGGTCGAGGGCGCGGGCGGATTGCTGGTGCGCCTGGGCGATTTCACCTTGCTCGATCTCGCCCAGAAACTCGGCGCACCCGTGCTGCTGGTCACCGCGGCCGCGCTGGGCACGCTCAATCACACCGAACTGACCACCCGCGCATTGCATTCGGCGGGCGTGCGCTGTGCCGGCCTGGTGATCGGCGCGTGGCCCGCCGCGCCGGATCTGGCGGCCGACTGCAACCGCACCGACCTGCCCCGCGTCACCGGCGTCGACCTCGTGGGATCGGTGCCCGCGGGCGCGGGCGGCTGGGATCGTGCGCGGTTCACCGCCGCCGCCCCGGGCTGGTTCGATCCCGCTTGGTCGCCTTTCAGCTGA
- a CDS encoding cupin domain-containing protein: MRDARTLTFRNGHRVTFVAQNTDEQGPYLRLEHVLPRAERQAGPHWHPVLTERWTVRQGQLRFRIDGAEILAHPGDTVTAPAGTVHEFHSTVPGTVLDHEIRPPLRHWELFLLWHHLDRAGKTTSTRVPRDPLALALLWDYQDGYLAGIPAFAQRVVLGGLARVATRFGYRRRWLENAHDLP; encoded by the coding sequence ATGCGAGACGCGCGAACACTGACCTTCCGCAATGGGCATCGCGTGACGTTCGTCGCGCAGAACACCGACGAACAGGGCCCCTACCTGCGACTCGAGCACGTGCTGCCGCGGGCGGAACGCCAGGCGGGCCCGCATTGGCATCCCGTGCTGACCGAGCGATGGACGGTCCGGCAGGGACAATTGCGCTTCCGCATCGACGGCGCGGAGATCCTCGCGCATCCCGGCGACACCGTGACCGCGCCTGCGGGCACGGTGCACGAGTTCCACAGCACGGTTCCCGGGACGGTGCTCGATCACGAGATCCGGCCGCCGCTGCGGCACTGGGAGTTGTTCCTGCTCTGGCACCACCTGGATCGCGCGGGGAAGACCACCTCGACGAGGGTGCCTCGCGATCCACTCGCCCTCGCCCTGCTGTGGGACTACCAGGACGGCTATCTGGCGGGCATCCCCGCGTTTGCGCAACGGGTGGTGCTCGGTGGTCTCGCGCGCGTAGCGACACGCTTCGGCTACCGGCGCCGCTGGCTGGAAAACGCCCACGACCTCCCCTGA
- a CDS encoding cupin domain-containing protein, whose translation MTVIRHSDTRRTETPGGVMTTLASPTQGGSALALWRVEVPAGTSGPLHFIDTEQIWTVLAGRIDVAIDGTEVTAAEGDTVILPANVLRQVRTGVGYTAIVTARAGARAGTPDGDGTIVPPWIA comes from the coding sequence ATGACCGTCATCCGACACTCCGATACCCGCCGCACCGAAACCCCGGGCGGCGTCATGACCACACTCGCCTCCCCCACCCAAGGCGGATCCGCACTCGCGTTGTGGCGGGTCGAGGTGCCGGCGGGAACCAGCGGGCCGCTGCACTTCATCGACACCGAGCAGATCTGGACCGTTCTGGCCGGACGGATCGACGTCGCGATCGACGGCACGGAAGTCACTGCGGCCGAGGGCGATACGGTCATCCTTCCGGCGAACGTCCTGCGGCAGGTGCGCACCGGCGTCGGCTACACCGCCATCGTCACCGCACGGGCGGGCGCCCGAGCCGGAACGCCGGACGGCGACGGCACGATCGTCCCGCCGTGGATCGCCTGA
- a CDS encoding adenosylmethionine--8-amino-7-oxononanoate transaminase has translation MALTPDEITALDAEHVWHPYGGFPATTEPLVVTAAEGTRLTLADGRSLVDGMSSWWAAIHGYRHPRLDAALLAQSRRMSHVMFGGLTHEPAARLAELLVESTPAGLDKVFLCDSGSVSVEVAVKMCLQYWRSLGKPEKRRLLTWRGGYHGDTFTPMSVCDPEGGMHSLWTDILVNQVFAPVPPSAYLPEYVAELERVIAAHAGELAAVIVEPVVQGAGGMRWHHPGYLADLRRLCDEHGVLLIFDEIATGFGRTGELFAAGHAEVSPDVMCVGKALTGGYLTLAAALCTARIAETISAAHGGLMHGPTFMGNPLACAVAVASIELLRSRDWRGEVAGIEAGLAAGLAPVRGLPGVAEVRVLGAIGVIELDRPVDMRAATDAAVAAGVWLRPFRNLVYAMPPFISSPGDIATITAGMRAAVAAQSDR, from the coding sequence GTGGCACTGACCCCCGACGAGATCACCGCACTCGACGCCGAGCACGTCTGGCATCCGTACGGCGGCTTCCCGGCCACGACCGAACCCCTGGTGGTGACCGCCGCCGAGGGGACCAGGCTGACCTTGGCCGACGGGCGTTCGCTGGTCGACGGCATGAGTTCCTGGTGGGCCGCCATCCACGGCTACCGGCATCCGAGGCTCGACGCGGCGCTGCTGGCCCAGTCGCGGCGCATGAGTCACGTGATGTTCGGCGGGCTCACCCATGAACCCGCGGCACGGTTGGCCGAGCTGCTGGTCGAATCCACACCCGCGGGGCTGGACAAAGTGTTCCTGTGCGACTCCGGCTCGGTGTCGGTCGAGGTCGCGGTGAAGATGTGCCTGCAATATTGGCGCTCGCTGGGCAAACCGGAGAAGCGCCGACTGCTCACCTGGCGGGGCGGATATCACGGCGACACGTTCACTCCGATGAGTGTGTGCGACCCGGAGGGTGGCATGCACTCGCTGTGGACCGACATCCTGGTGAACCAGGTGTTCGCGCCGGTGCCGCCGAGTGCGTACCTGCCGGAGTACGTCGCGGAACTGGAGCGGGTCATCGCCGCGCACGCGGGCGAACTCGCGGCGGTCATCGTGGAGCCGGTCGTCCAGGGCGCGGGCGGGATGCGCTGGCACCACCCCGGCTACCTCGCCGACCTGCGCAGGCTGTGCGACGAACACGGCGTGCTGCTGATCTTCGACGAGATCGCCACCGGGTTCGGCCGTACCGGAGAGCTTTTCGCGGCCGGGCACGCCGAGGTGAGCCCGGATGTGATGTGCGTCGGGAAAGCGCTGACCGGCGGCTACCTCACCCTGGCCGCCGCGCTGTGCACCGCGCGGATCGCCGAGACGATCAGCGCGGCGCACGGCGGGCTCATGCACGGTCCCACGTTCATGGGCAACCCGCTGGCCTGTGCGGTCGCCGTCGCGTCGATCGAGTTGCTGCGTTCGCGCGACTGGCGTGGCGAGGTGGCCGGGATCGAGGCGGGGCTGGCGGCGGGTCTGGCTCCGGTGCGCGGCCTGCCGGGGGTGGCGGAGGTGCGGGTGCTCGGTGCGATCGGCGTGATCGAGCTGGACCGCCCGGTCGACATGCGCGCCGCGACCGACGCCGCGGTGGCGGCCGGGGTGTGGCTGCGTCCGTTCCGGAACCTGGTGTACGCGATGCCGCCGTTCATCAGTTCCCCCGGCGACATCGCGACGATCACCGCCGGAATGCGCGCCGCGGTCGCCGCGCAGTCCGATCGGTGA
- a CDS encoding alpha/beta hydrolase, which yields MSPMDERHPSTVSDWDDTRRRARLRDTGLGHEWKTLRRTRVTLLRVAALLLTGLVVFAQYWKYDVAPEQARLARTEPAILPVAPPVDPRNWDTVVVDLVGLGGLDATDTAAALPALRGMGMVWAIRYDNQGIDTKVIADLVVRAAELSGLRNVVLVGHSMGGVIALEVAEHIHRDSDRRLVGVILDCTPVDLNAVRPESRGRGEDMLRWMGWLPGARESRTLRLAVETYARRDRFLDRGDGLPGIRLHELGKVVSEVLREKIVSRDAASNGLIESQFTAIVAGGAADNLRSLAEPTAEKPRPAIVFIRPRDPGRDRVVDVEHSHQVLIERSGGVDGTLLVVLARNTGHANPMQRPREYNTVIEQQILPFMQRYQQQVRSTTVAAPHR from the coding sequence ATGTCGCCGATGGACGAGAGGCACCCGTCCACCGTCTCCGACTGGGACGACACGCGACGCCGAGCTCGGCTGCGGGACACGGGCCTGGGGCACGAGTGGAAGACGTTGCGCCGCACCAGGGTGACGCTGCTTCGGGTGGCTGCACTGCTGCTGACCGGGCTCGTGGTGTTCGCGCAGTACTGGAAGTACGACGTCGCGCCGGAACAGGCGCGGCTGGCGCGCACCGAGCCGGCCATCCTGCCCGTCGCCCCGCCGGTGGACCCGCGGAACTGGGACACCGTCGTGGTGGACCTGGTCGGGCTCGGCGGGCTCGACGCCACTGACACCGCGGCCGCCCTGCCCGCGCTGCGCGGGATGGGCATGGTGTGGGCGATCCGCTACGACAACCAGGGCATCGACACCAAGGTGATCGCCGACCTGGTCGTGCGTGCCGCGGAACTGTCGGGCCTGCGCAACGTGGTGCTCGTCGGCCACAGCATGGGTGGCGTGATCGCGCTGGAAGTGGCCGAGCACATTCACCGCGACAGCGACCGCAGGCTGGTCGGAGTGATCCTGGACTGCACGCCGGTGGACCTGAACGCGGTCCGTCCGGAGAGCCGCGGCCGCGGCGAGGACATGCTGCGCTGGATGGGCTGGCTGCCCGGCGCCCGGGAAAGCCGCACGCTCCGGCTGGCCGTGGAAACCTATGCCCGCCGGGACCGGTTCCTCGACCGCGGCGACGGGCTGCCCGGTATCCGGCTCCATGAGCTGGGCAAGGTGGTCTCGGAGGTGCTGCGGGAGAAGATCGTCTCGCGTGACGCCGCGAGCAACGGCTTGATCGAGTCCCAGTTCACCGCCATCGTGGCCGGTGGAGCGGCGGACAACTTGCGTTCCCTGGCCGAGCCCACGGCCGAGAAGCCGCGGCCCGCCATCGTTTTCATCCGTCCGCGCGACCCGGGACGTGACCGCGTCGTCGATGTCGAGCACTCCCATCAAGTGCTGATCGAGCGGTCCGGCGGGGTGGACGGCACACTGCTGGTGGTGCTCGCCCGAAACACCGGGCACGCCAACCCGATGCAGCGCCCCCGGGAATACAACACGGTGATCGAGCAGCAGATCCTGCCGTTCATGCAGCGCTATCAGCAACAGGTTCGGTCGACGACGGTGGCCGCGCCGCACCGCTGA
- a CDS encoding ABC transporter substrate-binding protein has protein sequence MFRPSTFRSGLRGRTTAALLAVATVATLGLTGCANDDKPVGPTADGPLPTEVPPGTTLVIADQQERLQSVLRLSGELDKLPFEVEFANFVGGPAILEAFRAGAADVAQVGDVPPIHALVAGQDVPIVASYQTSTTALKLAVAPGKSVTRLADLKGKKIAYAEGTAQQAAVLRALDGAGLTTSDVQLVRLQLAEFLDAVRTGQVDVAPLIEPNVTRLLRTPGTSLVPDSETAGIYSGLAYLYARRAVVQDPAEAAATRALVGAFVRAYQWANTHPQEWARRYYVENQKVSAEDAERIVQSLGVYVFPHLDQRLIDRQQSTIDAIAEAGELPKKVRAADGFDLRFDAAITQAVTESGASFEPKAR, from the coding sequence ATGTTCCGACCCAGCACGTTCCGGTCCGGCCTCCGCGGCCGCACGACCGCCGCATTGCTCGCCGTGGCAACCGTTGCGACTCTCGGACTCACCGGCTGCGCGAACGACGACAAGCCGGTCGGTCCCACAGCCGACGGGCCACTGCCGACCGAGGTTCCCCCCGGGACCACCCTCGTGATCGCCGACCAGCAAGAGCGCCTGCAATCGGTCCTGCGCCTGTCCGGTGAACTCGACAAGCTCCCCTTCGAGGTGGAGTTCGCCAACTTCGTCGGCGGCCCCGCCATCCTGGAGGCGTTCCGCGCGGGCGCCGCCGACGTAGCGCAGGTCGGCGACGTCCCGCCGATCCACGCCCTGGTGGCGGGGCAGGACGTTCCGATCGTCGCGTCCTACCAGACCAGCACCACCGCTTTGAAACTGGCGGTGGCGCCGGGCAAGTCGGTAACGCGGCTGGCGGACCTGAAGGGCAAGAAGATCGCCTACGCCGAGGGCACCGCCCAGCAGGCCGCCGTGCTGCGCGCCCTCGACGGAGCCGGACTCACCACCTCCGACGTGCAGCTGGTCCGGCTGCAACTGGCCGAGTTCCTCGATGCCGTGCGCACCGGCCAGGTCGACGTCGCGCCGCTGATCGAACCGAACGTCACCCGGTTGCTGCGCACGCCGGGCACCTCTCTCGTACCGGACTCCGAGACCGCGGGCATCTACAGCGGCCTCGCCTACCTCTACGCCCGTCGGGCCGTCGTGCAGGACCCGGCCGAGGCGGCCGCCACCCGCGCCCTGGTCGGCGCCTTCGTGCGGGCCTACCAGTGGGCCAACACCCACCCGCAGGAGTGGGCGCGCCGCTACTACGTGGAGAACCAGAAGGTCAGCGCCGAGGACGCCGAACGGATCGTGCAATCGCTTGGCGTCTACGTCTTCCCACACCTGGACCAGCGACTGATCGACCGTCAGCAATCCACCATCGACGCCATCGCCGAGGCGGGTGAGCTGCCCAAGAAGGTGCGGGCGGCCGACGGCTTCGACCTGCGCTTCGACGCCGCGATCACCCAGGCGGTCACCGAGAGTGGCGCGTCGTTCGAACCGAAGGCGCGTTGA
- a CDS encoding MarR family transcriptional regulator, with the protein MSTGEPTLLKLLSQATAAYERALNDKLRARLDGHLRPAHYAVFRYLDPNGSRITALAEAAGMTQQSMGELVTHLEHSGLVVRQVDPADRRARVVMVTEAGRAALGVAEQRIREIEGTVAQALGERRLAEMRAALARVGAVLASETTADRDG; encoded by the coding sequence ATGTCAACGGGTGAACCGACGCTGCTGAAGTTGCTCAGCCAGGCCACCGCCGCATACGAGCGCGCGCTGAACGACAAGCTGCGCGCGCGGCTGGACGGGCACCTGCGGCCCGCGCACTACGCGGTGTTCCGCTATCTGGATCCGAACGGGTCGCGGATCACCGCGCTGGCCGAGGCCGCGGGGATGACGCAGCAGTCGATGGGGGAGCTGGTGACGCATCTGGAGCACAGCGGGCTGGTGGTGCGCCAGGTTGATCCGGCCGACCGGCGCGCGCGGGTGGTCATGGTCACCGAGGCGGGCCGGGCCGCGCTGGGCGTGGCGGAGCAGCGCATTCGCGAGATCGAGGGCACGGTGGCGCAGGCGTTGGGTGAGCGTCGCCTCGCGGAGATGCGCGCCGCGCTGGCGCGAGTGGGTGCGGTGCTGGCATCGGAAACGACCGCCGATCGAGACGGGTGA
- a CDS encoding MarR family winged helix-turn-helix transcriptional regulator → MSSDVGGYELPLRMLLGFRAVIDEVHAELAEYGHAELRPMHGFVFQAVGRAGGPYGCTAADLGRALGVSKQAAGKHVEALERLGYLRRGHDPTDARRKVYTLTDRAEEVLTRSARAFDRIRDRWADLLGADRLAALERDLRLLAPGEVFRLDTPNWFNGP, encoded by the coding sequence ATGTCAAGTGACGTGGGTGGCTACGAGTTGCCGCTGCGCATGCTGCTCGGCTTCCGCGCCGTCATCGATGAGGTGCACGCCGAATTGGCCGAGTACGGCCACGCCGAGTTGCGGCCCATGCACGGCTTCGTCTTCCAGGCAGTCGGCCGGGCGGGCGGTCCCTACGGCTGCACGGCCGCCGACCTCGGGCGCGCCCTGGGCGTCTCGAAACAGGCCGCGGGCAAGCACGTCGAGGCGTTGGAGCGGCTGGGTTACCTGCGGCGCGGGCACGATCCGACCGACGCGCGCCGCAAGGTCTACACGCTGACCGACCGCGCCGAGGAGGTGCTGACCCGATCGGCCCGCGCCTTCGACCGGATCCGCGATCGCTGGGCCGATCTGCTCGGTGCGGACCGGCTGGCGGCGTTGGAGCGCGATCTGCGCTTGCTGGCGCCCGGGGAGGTGTTCCGGCTCGATACGCCGAACTGGTTCAACGGTCCGTGA